The Christiangramia forsetii KT0803 DNA segment TATTCAGGATTTCTTCGGAACTGGATTCAAAATGTTTCTGAACATGGGATAGGTTTGAAGGAGCGTTAATGGTAACCATACATTTTACTGAATCAAGCTTCTGGGAAGCGAATAGGGCAGCAGCTCCGCCTAATGAATGTCCAACGATCATTACAGGTGCCTTATATTCTTTTTTCAGGAATTCAGCAGCAGCTAATAAATCTCCTACATTGCTCGAAAAATTGGTGTCTTCAAACTCACCTTCGCTGTCTCCAAGGCCTGTAAAGTCAAATCTTAAAACACCATAACCTTTTGAAGCCAGATTTTTGCTGATATTTGATGGTGCATGAAAATTCTTATTACAAGTAAAGCAATGTGCAAAAAGTATAAAATTTGAAGGTTGCGAGTTTGTAGGTAACTCCAACACACCCTTAAGTTCTCTGGAATCAGAATTTTTAAAACTTACTTCTAGCTTTTTCATAATGGTATTATTTTCCTTTAAGGTTTGAATCAGGATAAGGTAATAAAAAAAAGCTGCCGTGAAAGGCAGCTTTAAAATTGTAAGTTAAATTTTAGAGTTGTTTGATCTTTATATTTCTGTACCACACTGGATCTCCATGATCCTGAAGGGCAATATGGCCTTTTTGACTGGCGCCAAAACCTTCCCATTCACTAAACTTAGACTTGCTCACCATGTTTTTCCATTCTTCTCCATGAACAGGGAATTCAACTATGGTTGTTCCATTTAGTTTAACCCAACCTTTATTCTCTTTATAATTTATATGAATTACTTCTTTATTCCATTCTCCGGCAGGTTTTGTAACATCTTCGCTTGGTGGAATCATATCGTACAAAGCTCCTGCAGTTCTATTCAAACCATTCTTAGCATCAGGATGTCTTTGATTATCCAGCACCTGAATTTCAGGCCCGGTTAAATAAGGTTCATTGTATTTT contains these protein-coding regions:
- a CDS encoding 3-keto-disaccharide hydrolase, producing MKKLVIIGCSILALTACKNENKESEEIKVAENTEMKSSEAKEDQEWQELFNGENLDGWKAFNKDSISDQWKAENGAISFKPSAENRSKTENLITKEEFENFELSLEWKISEAGNSGIMWAVQEGEKYNEPYLTGPEIQVLDNQRHPDAKNGLNRTAGALYDMIPPSEDVTKPAGEWNKEVIHINYKENKGWVKLNGTTIVEFPVHGEEWKNMVSKSKFSEWEGFGASQKGHIALQDHGDPVWYRNIKIKQL